The genomic DNA acacatatacaatacacacacacacacacactcacacattacacacacacaccacacatatacatacacacacacacacacacgcacacgcacacgcacacactcacacataacaTCCACCTCCAAACACACCGCACAGTAGAATATACACTGCTCCttcctcacacgcacacaccacactcaccgTAACCACGCCGACGGGGcacccactcacacatatacacacacacacacgcacacactcacacatatactcacacgcacacgcacacactcacacatatacacatacacacacacacacacacacactcacacatatacacacacactcacacatatacacacgcacacacactcacacatatactcacacacacactcactcacacacacacacacacactcacacatatactcacacacacacacacacacacacactcacacacattaactCCTGACCTTCCTGTGTAACCCCACACAGGTGGAGAATCTCTGGAAGCTGCTCTGTCCTCTGATCCGCACGGCGCTGTCCAACATCACCGTGGAAACCTACGCCGACTGGGGCACCTGCATCGCCACGGCATGCGTATGTGCCTGTCCTCAgcctctgtccgtctgtccctctgtctctgcgtctgtgtctctgtccatctgtccctgtaatgtgtctctctgtccatctgtccctctgtctgtctctgttcccttctgaagcagcagccccccctgtgtgtgtgtgttagtgagagtgtgtgtgttgtggttgtgtctGATTGTcgtgtatgtgttttgtgcttgtcttgttgtgttgttttggtagtgtgtgtgtgtgtgtgttagtgagagtgtgtgtgtgtgtgtgtgtgtgtcaccggtgctgtctgtgtcagtctgaccctgttcctctcccttgCTCTGGTCTCCCAGGAGAGCAGAGACCCTCGGAAGCTGCACTGGCTCTTTGAGATGCTCATGGAGTCCCCGGTCAATGGAGAGGGCGGCTCGTTTGTGGACGCCTGGTGAGCCCATTCACACGGTTACCCCTAAACCTGCAGTCCTGCCCTCTTAGAGTACTGAGACTATCCTTTCTGCATGAAGAGAGGCCTTAGTGTGTAAACTCAGGGCCAGTGtgctgttagggttaggagctGGAGATTCAgacgtgtctctctctctctctctcctagtCGTCTGTACGTTCTGCAGGGAGGGCTGGCCCAGCAGGAGTGGAGGGTTCCGGAGCTCCTCCACAGGCTGCTGCAGTACCTGGAGCCCAAGCTCACGCAGGTGTACAAGAACGTGCGTGAGCGCATCGGCAGGTGAGGCTAACGCGCCGCTGTACCGCTGGAGCCCCCGCCGAAACGCCCCCTATTCAACGTCACGGGCCAGGCTGactgtctcctcccctccctctgtctccacccccctgccccgccccgcccctcagcgTGCTGACCTACATCTTCATGATCGACGTCAGCCTGCCCTACACGCGGCCAACCACGTCTCCGCGCATCTCCGACTTCACCAAGCGGGTCGTGACCCAGCTCAAGCCCCTGACGGAGGGGGACGAGGAGATCCAGAACCACGTGGTGGAGGACAACGGCGTGGGCGAGCAGGACGAGAGGACGCAGGCCATCAAACTGCTCAAGAccggtgagggaggggggaataTGGGTGTTTTCAGTCTGAGTAACCCGTTTGTTTTTTGCAGTTCTGAAGTGGCTGACGgccagtgtgtaatgtgtgtgtaatgtttgtgtAACTCCTGTGTGTAACTCCTATGTTTCAGTGCTGAAGTGGCTGATGGCCAGTGTGTAATGTGTCTGTAATATTTGTGTAACTCCTGTGTGTAACTCCTATGTTTCAGTGCTGAAGTGGCTGATGgccagtgtgtaatgtgtttgtaacgtgtgtgtgtgtgtgtttaatgtttgtgtgtaactCCTGTGTGTctaatgtttgtgtgtaactCCTGTGTTTCAGTGCTGAAGTGGCTGATGGCCAGTGCGGGGCGCTCTTTCTCCACCGCAGTCCCGGAGCAGCTGCAGCTTCTGCCTCTGCTCTTCAAGGTCAGTCTCTGTGCCACGCCCGTCTGTCCGTCACACCCAGGTCACAGTGACAGGGGGAGCGGTCCATCTCCCGTCTCCCCTGGCCTCTGACTCCCTCCTTAACCCCTCCCCGACTGCAGATCGCCCCGGTGGAGAACGACGACAGCTACGACGAGCTGAAGAGAGACGCTAAGACCTGCCTGTCGCTCATGTCCCAGGGCCTGCTGTACCCTGAGCAGATCCCTCAGGTCCTCAGCACCCTGCAGGAGGTGAGTCTGAGGGGCCCGGGGGACAGAAACACGCAGGCAAGGCCCAGGCGCACACGTGCAAGCAAGCCAACGTGCATGGTGTTGAGGGAAAAgagctgaccaatcacagcccgactgaaatggggagggggtggcgggggaCAGAAGTGAAGCAGTGTTTGATTGGTGGATTTAAAGGCTCGGCCAGTCAGAAGAATGGAGCTCGGGCTGGTGTGTAGATGGGTTGAGTGACTGAGCCCGGCTGTGCCCCCTGCAGATCGCGGGCAGCAGCTCCTGGCACGCGCGCTACACGGTGCTCACCTACCTGCAGATCATGGTCTTCTACAACCTCTTCACCTTCCTGAGCAGCGAGCAGGCCGTCGGCCAGGTCCGAGCGCTCGTCATCAGACTGCTGGAGGACGAGCAGCTAGAGGTACACGCCTGCagtacacataaccacacacacacacactcacacacacatacacacacgcgcacagtacacacaaccacatatgcacacgcaacCACGCACATGCGCAGACACAGTACACAAAACCACcgtacacacgcatacatactcgcacacagtacacgtgcgcatgcacacgcacaagcatacattacagtgcatgcacacagtacacatgcacacacacatacacatttgcaaacagtatgcatgcacacatgtacacactcgcAGACAGTACACAGTGTACATATTTCTTACAGGttgtgcgtgcgagcgtgtgtgagtatgtgtgggACGCAGACATTTATATGGTAAAAGCTGAAGGTGTGTGAGAGacgtggaagtgtgtgtgtaataagaactgcaggtgtgtgtgctaaaGAGGAGAGAGTGTCTACCCTTAAAGCAAAAATGTGTCGCAGAGCTGATGGAGAATGGTCTGAAAGAGGGATCCATGtctgtaaatgcatgtgtgagGACTATGCGGTTATGTGTATACCTGTAACAGGAGAACTTGGGAGGAAACTGTAGCTGTCTGCAAGCATGTCtatggttgtgtgtttgtgtgcatgaacaCGGCCTCTGTGTTCTATGGTTCTCTTCTTGGTGATTcagcaccaccacccccctctcttcctcgctATCCTCTTGCTGATGgctctgtttccatggaaaccccAGGCTGCAAGAGTATTCTGTTGCCTTGGTAACGGGGAGACCAATGTTGAAGTTggcggggggagtggggaagagGACAGGTGGGGGATTGAGGCAGTCTTTAGGCTATTTACTTACTGTAGGACAGAGATGCTGCAGATTTCCTCAGCTGCTACAGTGCACCCCCACGGGCACAGATCAACTGCAGCCGGTCAGTCAATACATCAGCCAGTGACATTTAATCTGTACACCCCCAACTGCTACCACCTCACTGTCCTACCACTTTTACGGAGGTCATtttgtgcctgtttgtttgtgtgtgtgttaatatgtttatgcgtgtgtgtgtgtgtgtgtgtgtgcttgtttctattcttatgtttgtgtgtgtgtgtgtgtgtgtctgatagggaagaagaggaaggaaacttttttttggaggtgACTGGTGCCAATACTCCATTTTGGTTTTGggctttcatattttttgcagTTATCATTTGAGCGTCTGACTGTGAATCAACCTCTGTCTACATTAGAGAGCGTCTGACCGTGTGAATTCAACTTTGTCTACATTAGAGAGCGTCTGACCGTGTCTGAATCCGCCTATTGGGGACTGTCTGACCACGTATGAATCCAACTCTGTATTAGAGAGCGTCTGACCATGTGAATCAACCTCTGTCTACATTAGAGAGCGTCTGACCGTGTGAATCCAACTTTGTCTACATTAGAGAGCGTCTGACCGTGTGAATCAACCTCTGTCTACATTAGAGCGCTCGACGTGTGAATCAACCTCTGTTCTAGAGCGCGTCTGACCGTGTGAATCAACCTCTGTCTACATTAGAGAGCGTCTGACCGTGTGAATCAACCTCTGTCTACATTAGAGCGCGTCTGACCGTGTGAATCAACCTCTGTCTACATTAGAGCGCGTCTGACCGTGTGAATCAACCTCTGTCTACATTAGAGAGCGTCTGACCGTGTGAATCCACCTCTCTACATTAGAGAACGTATGACCGCATATGAATCCACCTATTAGGGACTGTCTGACCACGTATGAATCCACCTCTGTATTAGAGAGCGTCTGATCGTGTATGAATCCAGCGTGGTTCATGGTTTTATTTGAATCACTCCCCCAGTGCAGAGAGAGGATAATCTGCCCTTAGCAGCCCTGTTTCAAAGAGCTGGCGGGTCACATCTCATCAATGATGCATGCGCACACAGGTCTGCTGATACAGGGCGAggcaggtgagggggtgggggcagcctGGTTTTCAGCAGAGGATCCCATCTTATTAGAGGatgctgccattttaccacTTATATTAGACTAGGGTtgctcaaatctggccctgCAGGCCAGTcatgctgctggttttcattctttccCTCTAATCAGAACTGAGCTAAACCTGGGACAGCACATGAGTTAaacctctggccaatcagtggcagaATCAATCACctatcaggtagaaaagaaaaccagaagtACTAGTggccttgagggccagatttgagtatccctgtaTTAGACCTCCTTTTTGTCattctccccatctctcttctcttctttctccctctgttgcTATCTCCACCatatctgtctctctttctctccctctctccagctcagTTAGATTCACAAAGCTTTGCACGCATGATGTCTAGTCTGTACACGTACATATTGCCAGAGACATCAGTCACGTATAGCCTAAAACAACAGAGACTGCAGTATATTATTGAAATGGGTATATTATTACCACCTCCACTGCTGCCATCCTCTCCATCATAAAGATCGTTGCCACTATCAGATAAAGTCATGAACGGGCTTGCTTCTTCTTCAGGTGCGGGAGATGGCCGCCACCACGCTCAGCGGCTTCCTGCAGTGTAACTTCCTGTCCATGGACAGCCCCATGCAGGCGCACTTTGAGACGCTGTGTAAGACGCGGCTCCccaagaggaggaagagagagctggGCTCTGTGGTGGACACTATCCCGTCAGCAGGTACGATGCACTGCATGGTTAAAAAAcgggggttgcaggttcaaatcaaTTTTGGGGCACTGTTTTAGTAGCCTTGCTTCTGTAGGAGATGCAGTTGTATGTAAAGCTGTGCGTGAAaggctgtgtggtgtgggtgtgtaaccCCCGTGCCCCTGTGTGTGCAGACCTGGTTCGCCGTCATGCGGGAGTTCTGGGCCTCAGCGCCTGCATCCTCTCCAGCCCCTACGACGTGCCCACCTGGATGCCTCAGCTGCTTATGGACCTGAGCGCCCACCTCAACGACACCCAGCCCATAGAGGTACCCAACACCACATACACTGCCCATAGATGTACCCAACaccacatactgcacactgcCCATAGAGGTATCCACCACCACATACACTGTCCATAGAGGTACCCAACACCACACACGTCCCATAGAGGTACTGAACACTAAACACCCAGCTTGTTGTGGTACTCAACACCGCATACACTGCCTGTAGAAGTACTCAACTCTGCAGATATACAGCCTTTAGGATATCTTTTTTGTGGCTCAATATCCTTGTGCTCATAAGCAGTTAGTGGGTTTAATGAATGTATCTACCTGGACAGATTAGAAGAGAGGGTTTGGCAGTGCATGTGGTTATCACCTGCATTACTACTTCTTCATTACAATGGTGCCTGAAtcttctccacctctcctctctctctctccttccttccttcctctctcagaTGACGGTGAAGAAGACCCTGTCCAACTTCCGGCGGACCCACCATGATAACTGGCAAGAGCACAAGCAGCAGTTCACTGACGACCAGCTGCTGGTGCTGACGGACCTGCTGGTCTCTCCCTGCTACTACGCGTAGAGCAGGTAGCACCTCCCACACCCTCTCCCATTCTCACTTCTGTCAGTCGCACTGCTCGACTGTCAGCTGCACCTGCTCAGACAGCCCACGTCGTTGAGCTAGCAACAAAGGCTAACTGTGACACCTCCCACTTCCTGAGGTGCACACCCCCtaactgagttttttttttttttttttttctttgggtcACAGCTGAGGCAGGACGATTCCTCGGCTCTCTGCCCTCCTGCACTCGGGGTCCTGTCAGATCGAGCAAACTCAAGATGGACGCATGCACCTGCATGTGCGACGTGCGTGACCCGTCCGTCCGAGACCTGCCCCCGCCGGAAGGAAAAggacaagggggggggagggaatggggggggaCATAACTATCTcggaatgaaaagaaaaacttgtgtatttatgtatttagcattcatttacatttttaatatacttAATATTTAAGGCATATCAAAGCAGGTGGAAGTGGCCTGCAGTCTGTAATATTACTGTACAGTTtttgcttgtgtgagtgtgtgctgagtgCTTGGGGATGATGCCTGCGgattccaccccccccaacacccacccccaTGATAATCTATTTTAACTTTGACCCCTAGGCCCAATACAGGAAGTGCAGCCGATGTCACTGCTCCCTGTCACTGGGATAAGAAGTGTTTTACGGGGTGAAACTGATTGTaacgggtgtttttttttgttgttgtatttttttttttttgttttttttgtttttttaaaacctcgagcacacacagactggaaCACGcagcgcacatgcacacgttttCAAGTTTATGCGTGCATGTACGCCATAAACTcacacatgtatttattttcttgaagtGCTTTTAATCCCCGAGAGGTGTCGCGGGTTCAGATTTTGCAGGTGGTCGGGTGACGCACCCGTTAGTGACCGGAAGTTGGCGTGCGCGCTTGTGCTGGCCTGGGTGAGTGCGTGTGCTGGGGAGCGGGCGCACACTTGTGTTTTTGATCTCGACGCAGAAGAGCAAATGGGTCCGCAGTGTTCCCATGGGGACCTGGATATGACTGAGGACCCCCATCCCTCATGCCCATCGTCCCCCATCTAAGACCCTCCCACATTTTCAGAGTTTAACTGCGGTCTTATTACGATTACTCGTTATTATCAATCTATTTTTTTATCTAGTGAGAGAGGGACTGGCATCTCTTTTAGTGACTCCTTACgttttttttgaagaatttgAAAGTGGTCTGAATGAGAGCTGTTCAGTTTAGTACCTCACTGAGTGTAATACTCTACAAAACCACTGTATAGTGTAGTGCCAAAACAGCAGTGATTTTTTAGATGTACCGTTTGCTTATATTTAAAAGGCCAATAAATGGGTTGTTTGTAACGAAGCTTTTGATTCATATTTGTGaatgtgcgtgcatttgtgagtgcgtgcgaGTGTCTGATGAAAGTTGAGTCTGTCGGGTGGAAAAGGTTGGTGGTCAGTGGAAAATTCACAGGGTTCCGTGTCCTTTTTTATGAAGAGAAAGAGGATTATagctcctttttaaaaaaataacaataattggGGTAGGAATTTCAGGGTCGTATGAATTGTCACCAGGTCCAGTTCAGTGGGCAGTGTGGTGACATTTGGATTCACGAGGGGCGGTTTAGTCTGTTATGCTGCAGCACAGCCGGGGGGAGGGAATTGGAGAGAGTTAGAGACGCACAGTCCCCTGCTCTCCCGTTCCTATGGTAACCTGCTGTTCAGCCACACTGGCTGGGCTCTGAActcctgacctgaatcccaatCTCTCCAGGCCAATCGGGAGTCCCAACATCTCCCAGCCACTTCCCTGCACCTGCACCCATTCACTTCCCCAGTCACCCCACATTAATGGACTACTGCCACACTATTAGCCTCATTGGAATACTAATCTCCTGATGGCTGTACTTTTGACAGGGCTGTTCTACTTTGGTTCAGTATCGTCATGTATGTTGCAGGTGGTGAGcttgttagcattagcagtgtaTTGTGGATGGCGATAGCCTATGTTTAGAATTAGTTCTGACCATTTTTATTTAGGTATGTCTTCTACAAGTTGCAGTGTGCCATATACGTCTATGTTAACCGTGTAACCTGTATCAGTTTACCACATAAACCTATATCACAGTCCTACAATTAATATCATTGCTATTCCTTCACTTGAGGGTGCAATAGTCATGAATGTTACTCTTTTGGTTTAATCCAGCAACGTTTGGACGATTAAACATGCATATATGTCCATCTCCACACCAAGACATGAGTCTTGCTCCGTTTAATCCGCGCGCGCACACAAGGAGCTAGATGATCCCCACTCGCTCGATTGTTcctgtgtttccatggcaacggggAGTGCGTTCTTTCTGCATTATACTGCCTAGACTGTTGGCTGAGATGAGTTGACCAATGGCAGGAAGGACTTGAATTGACAATCTCGAGCCCTGCTAATTTCAGAGataaagagggaggggagatcGAGAAggaaaatctgatttaaaagtTGTGATAGATGTAAATAGATAAGGAAAAGCTATGTAGCGGTGTCAAGATCTTTCCGTTTGTTTCCATCTAATGAAAATAAGATCGAAGATCGGTATAGGTAGGAAGATGGGGTTATGTGCTTGCTTGTGCAGCCACAACAATGCTTTTGTATCAATTATTGATTGCATCTGTCAGTGTTATTGCTGCCTTTTTGACTCGGGCACAATATTACCCAGTGTTTTAAACCGTTTTCTTGAGTATTATGGCTCTTGGCCTAcgtccaccccacccccacttctGATTTCTCCGTCTCTCCATCTTTTCACAAACGCGCGCTCACGCTTCTCCACAAGCAGCTGTCAGATTCCGGACTCGGAGGTGGACGGTGCGCGCAGACGTAGACTGTGTGACTTCACTCGATGCTCCGCATAGGTTACCGTGTACCGCAGGAAAGACGAGGGacttgaaaaacagaaaatatcatCGACgctgagaaatgaaagaaatgatcTCCGACGTTTTTTAATGGACTACTTAAACGTTCCAACGGGGATGTTGACGGCAAGTATATTCTGACATGTCATATTGCTCGTAATTATTTATCTTAATTTTGTTACATAACAGGGCTTAGCTTtttcaaatatgtttatatggatgtattttacattatatttttttgcatgaaattGGCCTGGGTATCATCGCTCAAAATTTAGAAACcatattttatgcttttattaaATGATTAACGTCAGTCACTGTTAAGCATTTTCGCAGcgatgtatttacatatttgttgcaatttcatatttgtgttgTAACAAAATCTATTTGGTTTTTTAATCCTTTGGCATTAAGAAGCGGGGTGGGGGTTATTTTTTGGCCAAAAATATTCCAACTGAATAAACCGCCATCACCCGCTGATAAAAATGGCTTTGCTCTTTCCCAGTAGtagaatataaaaatgtgtaccCGTCATCTCAAAtcaattgtgtttgtgtgtgtattcttgttcatattcattcatatttaggCTGTTGTAAGCCCTACAACCGTTGCCATTCCCAAATGTGCTGAGGGAAAAGattacattgtgtatttcaCAGACCGAATCTAAAGACAGCTCAGGTCAGCCCAGATGTTTCTGACTCCCCGGCCCTGTCATCTCTGTGTACTTCACCACAGACCTTCCCAAATTGACACTTCGTCCATGGAAATGAGTCCATTTAATTTCTTCAACTcttatcaaaccaaaaacatggTGTAAAAATGTTGATTAATACATAAATGTGTTGCCTAGCAGAATACTTTTTAAGGGCTTATCATGACTTGACTATGTACTTTGGTGGGGAAATTATATCAGTTTACAGTTAACTTGTATGTCTGATGTTATGCAGACCGGATTCCAGCATGGAATTAACTAAATGAGTACCCCCTGTAATGGGGCACCTTGTAAATTCTTACGGTGTATTTGTCTGTGAGCGTACTTATCAAGAAGTAAAATATACTCCTTAATTTAATTCTTTTCTCTATATTCCAGGAAATTTTGTTTCAACCCAACTATGGCATGCTAAAAAGGGAGCACCATACCTGTCCGATTATGGGTAATTCAAGCAAAAGGGAATCATGGGAAATGGAGTGATGTTGTAAAGCGCACAGAGACCCATTGTGTACAATGAATACAACCGCATCACCTGCAGAGCTGCTGGACGTTGTGCGGCAGAATTCCTACAATGGCACCTTGGGGTCTCAGTCGCCCCCACGCTGGGCCCTCGTCCACACCGCCACCCTGGCCTCCTGCTcgctcctcctcatcctcatcttctGCCTGGGCTCCTACGGCAACCTCGTGgtgttcctctctttctttgaCCCGGCGTTCCGCAAGTTCCGCACCAATTTCGACTTCATGATCCTCAACCTGTCCTTCTGCGACCTGTTCATCTGCTGCGTGACCACACCCATGTTTACAATGGTGCTGTTCCTGGACGCCGGGGGCACGGGtggggtcgggggcgggggcatggGCGTGTCCAAGGCCTTCTGCTTCACCTTCCACCTGACCAGTTCGGGGTTCATACTCATGTCCCTGAAGACGGTGGCGGTCATCGCCCTGCACCGGCTCCGCATGGTCCTGGGACGGCAGCCCGACCGCACCGCCTCCTTCCCCTGCACCCTGGCTCTGACTGCACTCCTCTGGACCACCAGCTTCACCCTGGCCGCCCTCTTCACCCTGCGCACCTACCCCTGGAGGTCCCGGCCCTGCCTGCCGCACGCCGGCCTGGTGGCGGTGGAGGGCAAGGCCGTGCTCTACCTGTACCTGGCGGACTTTGCCCTGTGCGTCGCCGTGGTGTCCGTCTCCTACGTGATGATCGCTCAGGCGCTCAGGAAGAACGCCCAGGTGAGGAGGTGCCCGGTCATCACCGTGGACGCCACCCGCCCGCCGCCCCTCATCACCGCCGGCTTCGAGGGCGTGCAGCGCAccgtccccgtccccgcccTCTACCGCAACCAGACCTACAACAAGCTCCAGCACGTGCAGACGCACACCTACACCAAGAGGGGGAGCCAGGCTGGGGCCGGGGCTGGCGGGAGTGGCCAGGGGGGTGGAGCCGCCTGCTGTCAGATCATCTCCTCTGTCAACCTGTCCACAGCCAAGGACTCCAAGGCGGTGGTGACGTGCGTGGTGATCGTGTTCTCGGTACTGCTCTGCTGCCTGCCCATGGCCGTCTCTCTAGCCCAGGACGTCCTGTCTCCGGACAGCGGGTTCCTCCTCTACCAGTTCGAGCTGTGCGGCTTCACCCTCATCTTCCTCAAATCGGGCATCAACCCGTTCGTGTACTCGCGGAACAGCGCGGGGCTGCGGCGTCGCATGCTCTGGTGCCTGCAGTGCGCCACGCTGGGGTCGCCCTGCTGCAAGCGCAAGACCCGCCTGCGCGTGGTGGGCAAGGGCAGCCTGGAGGTCAACCGCAACAAGTCCTCCCACCACGAGACCAACTCGGCCTGCGTGCtctcgccccgcccccagagGAGGCTGGTGGACCAGGCGTGTGGGCCCAGCCACTCCCGCGACAGCGTCCTCAGCCCCCCGCCCACTGCCaaccgccggccccgccccccgagcAGCTCCACGCCCATCAACACCCGCATCGAGCCCTACTACAGCATTTACAACAGCAGTCCCTCCGAGGGGCCCAGCTCGCCCAACAGCCTGCTGCCCACCAACTCCACCTTCGGCTTCGCCAAGTCCTATGTGGCAATGCACTACCACACCCACCAAGAGGCTCTGGAGGACTTTGAGAGTGTCGCCACCCACCAAATCCCCATGCCCTCCGTCTGACTGCCCTGCCAGGGCGGGCATGCAGTGGGCCCATGGGAAGGGTGCTGTTGGATTGGGATGGGATTTTTGTGGATTGGTACAAGCCAGTGTTTCCTTTTTGTTAAGCTAACCTTTAGGCACAGAAAGATtagaaagaggaagaggttTTTTTAAGTAGGTGAAAGTATTCTATgaagagattttttattttattttattttttgcttgttgtgttaaaaaaggaaagctaTACATGGAAGGAGATTTCCTGAGAGCTGgatcaatttcacaaaaaaaaaaagaaaatatgtctCAAAGCGTCAttcaacacattacattacagaaggccagaattatatttttacattgatataacatttttcatattgtaATTTTGCAATTCTGTCTTTTTCATCCTCAAGATATTGTACTTGTGAAAGTCACACATTTTCTATTaacatattaaatgtattgtaaatgcACCTCCTCAATATCTTTCTTGTGTCCATtaaacaatcaaaatatttaattttagaaTGAATGGGAAGTAATTAGGACTAATCACCACAGAAATATAAGACTAATAATGCAACCAGTCAGTTAGTAGAGAGAGGTCTGTAAGACCTCACCAAACAACAAGGGAGGAaatgtgttattgttattattattgttattattattattattattattattaacaataataataataatattgatgagcatttctcattaaattgtaattataattttatttacacgTTTCAGGAAAATATggcaaacatttcaaatgtaaactGACAAACCATATAATAGTTTGGCTCGACTCTGATATTATGCAggctggtattttttttttaataaactgatGTTCACATGATGAAAACCAATACAGCTATTGAGATTAATAGCAATAAATAGATTACTACATAGCTAGTAGGCTGTATTATCTTATTTCCAATTTCGGtcaaacattttacacaaattatGTACTGTCCTGGGAAGTACTAATCTCCATTTTATCTGATAGAGCTGTGGGAGATTTAATACTTTTTGCTTCATCAAGCACACCTGGTTCACATTTACTGCATCTCTATATTGTCTTACTGGTGATAAACAGTTGTGCAGCCAGTTAATCCACAGACATG from Anguilla rostrata isolate EN2019 chromosome 18, ASM1855537v3, whole genome shotgun sequence includes the following:
- the gpr75 gene encoding probable G-protein coupled receptor 75, with translation MNTTASPAELLDVVRQNSYNGTLGSQSPPRWALVHTATLASCSLLLILIFCLGSYGNLVVFLSFFDPAFRKFRTNFDFMILNLSFCDLFICCVTTPMFTMVLFLDAGGTGGVGGGGMGVSKAFCFTFHLTSSGFILMSLKTVAVIALHRLRMVLGRQPDRTASFPCTLALTALLWTTSFTLAALFTLRTYPWRSRPCLPHAGLVAVEGKAVLYLYLADFALCVAVVSVSYVMIAQALRKNAQVRRCPVITVDATRPPPLITAGFEGVQRTVPVPALYRNQTYNKLQHVQTHTYTKRGSQAGAGAGGSGQGGGAACCQIISSVNLSTAKDSKAVVTCVVIVFSVLLCCLPMAVSLAQDVLSPDSGFLLYQFELCGFTLIFLKSGINPFVYSRNSAGLRRRMLWCLQCATLGSPCCKRKTRLRVVGKGSLEVNRNKSSHHETNSACVLSPRPQRRLVDQACGPSHSRDSVLSPPPTANRRPRPPSSSTPINTRIEPYYSIYNSSPSEGPSSPNSLLPTNSTFGFAKSYVAMHYHTHQEALEDFESVATHQIPMPSV